In the genome of Noviherbaspirillum saxi, the window CTTCAGTGCGGCGCAAACCGAACGCGTGTTCCAGGCGGCGCAACGCCATGGCTTGCCGGTCAAGCTGCATGCGGAGCAATTGTCCGATCAGGGCGGCGCCGCACTCACTGCCCGTTATCGCGGCTTGTCCGCCGATCATCTGGAATACCTGTCGCAGTCAGGCATCGATGCCATGGCGGAGGCCGGCACGGTGGCGGTACTGCTGCCAGGCGCATTCTATTTTTTGCGCGAAACCATGCTTCCGCCGCTGGCCGCATTGCGCACCGCGCGCGTACCGATCGCGCTATCCACCGATTGCAATCCCGGCACCTCGCCAATGACGTCGCTGCTGCTGGTAATGAACATGGCTTGCACCCTGTTTCGCATGACGCCGCTGGAAGCATTGGCTGGCGTCACCAACAATGCGGCGGCGGCGCTTGGCCTGCAGCATGAAATCGGCTCGCTGGCAGTCGGAAAACGCGCCGATTTTGCGCTCTGGGCAATCGACCGCCCCGGCGACCTGGCGTATGGCATAGGCGGCAACCCTTGCCGCTGGGTGGTCAATGCTGGACGGCGGCGTGGTCGTGATGCGATCGCCGCAGATCGGCAATCAGGCGCGTGAGTTTTTCTCAGCGCGGCGGTTCGTTTTACGACGGGTGGACGGGCTTTAGGAATTGGCGAGCGCCCTCACCCCCAGCCCCTCTCCCGCTCGCGGGAGAGGGGAGTTTGATGCGAAATTTTGGCTAAGGTGATGACTTCCGGACTCCCTCTCCCGCAAGCGGGAGAGGGCTGGGGTGAGGGTGCCTGCCAAACCACCCACCATCAAACCAGCGCCGAATAAATCACCTCCAGCACCGCCTCAGTCTCGCTCAATACCTCATTATTCCAAAAGCGCAATACACGAATCCCCCGATTTTCCAGCCATGCATCGCGTGTCTGATCATAGACCAGCGCCTCGCCATGCTGACCGCCATCCAGCTCGACCGCCAGACGCTTGTCGTCGCAATAAAAATCGAGGATATAGCGGCCGACCGGATGTTGCCGCCGAAACTTGGCGCTGGCAAGGCGGCGGTTGCGCAGCAGTTGCCACATCAAGGCTTCCGCATCGGTCATGTTGCGTCGCATCTGTCGGGAGAAGGTTCGCAGATCCTCGGGTAGACGTGCTGGGTGGTGTGGGCTTGGGGTTTCCAATAAATTTATCGATATAGGTTTTTACGTTGAGCTGTCTTGACTACCACCCTCACCCCTCTCCCGCTGAGGTTTACCCACAAATCAGCGTTGTGTTTTTCTCCCTTCTCCCGTAGGCGGGAGAAGGGTTGGGGATGAGGGTGATTGCCAAGTCAAGTTACCGTTGCAGGCACCCTCACCCCCAGCCCCTCTCCCGCCAGCGGGAGAGGGGTAATATTCCATACAGCGTGCACTAGTCTTTTTGCATCATCCTGCTCACCGGTTGCCACACCATCTCCGGCGTAATCTCCCGCATGCAGCGATGATGCCCAAGCGGACATTCGCGCTGTTTGCAGGGCGCGCATTCCAGCGTCAAGTACAGCGATTCGGCCACATCGGAAAACGGCGGCGCGTGCAGCGGATCGGTGGGGCCATAGATCGCGACGATGGGACGGTTGAGCGCCGAGGCGATATGCAACAAGCCGGAATCATTGCTGACCATCGCATCGGCCCGCGCAATCAACGCCACCGCTTCATCCAGCGCAGTCACCCCGGCCAGATTGAACAGGCCCGGCGCCTGCGCAAGAATTTCATCACAGACTTCCTTATCCTTGCCCGAACCCATCAATGCAATCTGCACCTGCGGACGGTCCTGCATGATGCGCATCGCCAGTTGCGCGAAATGCGCAGCCGGCCAGCGCTTGGCCGTACCAAATTCGGCGCCGGGTGCAAACAGGACCAGCGGCCGGTCGACACGCAAGCCGGCCCGCGACACCACTTCCTGCATGCGTTCGTCGGAAACGTAAAGAGCCGGTCGCGGCAGCGCGGAGGGCGCCGGCACATCGGCACGCGGCATGTCGGCGAGCGCCGCATAAAACGACACCATCGGACGCTGCGCATCGCGATTGTCGTGATGCATCACATTCAGCAAGCCATACCGCATCTCACCCTTGTAGCCGACCCGTTTCGGAATACCGGCCAGCCAGGGAATCAATGCAAACTTCAGTGTATTCGGCAACACATAGGCATCCGCATAGCCACGCTGCTTGAGCATGCGCGCATATTCGCGCCGTTCGCGCAATTGCAGCGCGCCATGCCGGAACGGCGCTTCCAGCACGGTATCGACTTCGCGCATTGCGCGCCATACCGGCGCCACCCATTTCGGCGCCAGCACATCGATAGGCCGCTGCGGATGCTGGTCCTTGAGCACGCGCAGCAGCGGCTGGGCCATCACCGCATCGCCGATCCAGTTGGGTGAAATCACCAGCGTACGGGCCACATCTTGGAGCGGGACGGTCATTTGCGCGGCACGCGGCCCATCAGGAAGAATTCTTCGTTCGGCCGCATCGAGATCACATTCGCCATGCGGTTGGACAAGCCGAAGAAGGCGGTGATCGCCGCAATGTCCCAGATGTCTTCGTCATCGAAGCCATGAGCGCGCAGGGCTGCATAGTCATCGTCATTCACCGCTTGCGAATCGAGGCAGACTTTGATCGCAAAATCCAGCATCGCCTTCTGGCGCGGTGCGATATCGGCCTTGAGATGATTGACTGCAACCTGGTCGGCGACCAGCGGCTGCTTGGCATAGATGCGCAGTAAGGCCCCATGCGCAACCACACAGTACAGGCAATTGTTCTTGGCACTGGTGGCGGTGACGATCATTTCGCGGTCGGCCTTGCTGAGGCTGCCGGTTTCCTTGAGCATCAATGCATCGTGATAGGCAAAGAAGGCGCGGAATTCCGCAGGCCGGTGAGCGAGCGTGATGAAGACATTCGGCACGAAGCCGGCTTTTTCCTGCACCGCCAGAATCGTCGTGCGTATATCCTCCGGCAAGTCTTTCAGTTCGGGAACGGGAAAGCGGGATATGGCTTGGCTCATGATGCGATTTCCTTTGCAAATTGCAGGTGGTAGAGGTTGGCATACACGCCATTCTTTTCCAGCAGCCCGGCGTGGGTGCCGCTTTCAACAATATGTCCGCCGACCAGCACCACGATGCGGTCCGCGCGTTCGATGGTGGACAGGCGGTGCGCAATGACCAGCGTGGTGCGGCCCTGCATCAGTTCATCGAGCGCAGCCTGCACCGCGCGTTCGGATTCGGTATCGAGCGCCGAGGTGGCTTCGTCCAGAATCAGGAGTGGCGCATCCTTGTAGATGGCGCGGGCAATCGCCAGGCGCTGGCGCTGGCCGCCCGACAACCGGCTGCCGTTGTCGCCTATCATCGTATCCAGCCCCTCCGGCAGCCGGGCCACGACATCGCTCAGGTGCGCGGCGCGCACCGCTGCCTCGATGCGTGCACGATCGGGCGCCACATCGCCGTAGGCGATGTTGGAAGCCAGCGTGTCATCGAACAGTACAACGTTCTGGCTGACCATCGCAATCTGCGCGCGCAGACTGTCGAGCGCGATCGATCCGATAGGCTCGCCGTCGAGGCGGATTTCGCCAGCGCTGGCGCGATGGAATTCCGGCACCAGGTTGACCAGCGTGGACTTGCCCCCGCCCGACATGCCGACAAAGGCCACGGTTTCACCGGGTTGCACGCTCAGGTTGATGCCAGCTAGCGCCGATTGCGACTGACCCGGATAGATAAAGCCGACATCGACAAAATCCAGACGGCCCTTGGCGCGGGCGGCGAGCTTCTTGCCGCCGGTGCGTTCGGGATGGGCATCGATCAGATTGAACACCGCCTCGGCTGCCGCCAGTCCGCGCTGCAGCGGACCATTGACCTCGGCCACGCGCTTGAGCGGCGCCAGCAGCATCAGCATCGCCGTGATGAAGGAGACGAAGCCGCCGACCGTGGTCTGGTTCTGGCTCGACTGGATCAAGGCGATCACGATGACCACCGCGACGGCAGTCGCAGCCATCACCTGGGTGATCGGCACGGTCGCCGCATAGGTGCTGGCCATGCGCATCGAATAGCGGCGCAGCTTGCTGGCACGGCGTTCAAAGCGGTCTTGTTCATAACGGCTGCCGCCGAAAATCTTGATCACCTGGTTGGCGCGGGTCGTCTCTTCGATGACCTGGGTCAGTTCATTGTTGACCTCCTGGAATTCGCGCGTCAGCCGGCGCAGCCGCTTGCCGGTCTGCCGCACCACCACTGCGGTCAGCGGCAACAGCACCAGCGCGATGATGGTGAGCCGCCAGTTCAGCCAGATCAGATAGCCCATCAGTCCAACCACCGTCAACGCATCGCGGATCGCCGAGGTCAATACATTGCGGATCATGTCGACGATCTGCTGTACTTCAAACATCATCGAGTTGATGATTTTGCCGACAGAGTTGGTCGTGTAATAACTCGCCGGTACATCGAGCATGCGCGCGAACATCTGCCCGCGCAACAGGCTCAGCAGTTGCGTGGTAATCCAGGTCATCAGGTAACTGGTGGCAAAGGTGGAGATGCCGCGCAGTACGAAAATGCCGACAATGGCGACCGGAACCAGCCAGAGCTGGAACGTCGGCTGGCCGCCGAAACCCTTGTCGAGCAAGACCTTCAGCACGGCGGGAAACATCGGCTCGGTGGCGGCGGTGATAATCATGCCGATGAACGCCAGCAGCAGGCGCCCCTTGTACGGCCCTACCATGCGAAACAGCCGTATCAGGTTTGGGGGCAAATTCATAAATCAGCTCGGTGCCCGGACGCGTACGCCGTCATGCCGACGACGCGCCTCCGGAAGGTGAATAAGGGAAACCCGGGAGGTCCCGGGTCGCTGGCCGTAGATTATAGAGGAAGCGATGGCCGGCAACAGTGCCTACATGCTCGGACAGCCCGGTCCGGTATACTGCGTCCCGGCCCGGTGTTGCCTGCCGGGATAAACGCAATCCATCCTTGCCAATCAGTCATCATGCTCATTTCGGTCATTGTCACCACCTATAACCGCCCCGATGCGCTCGCGGCGGTGGTCCATGCCCTGCTGGCCCAGACCGACCCGGATTTCGAGGTCATCATCGCGGATGACGGCTCGAAGCAGCAGACACGCAATGCGCTGCAGGCATTTGCGGCAGTGCCGCATGGGCCCGGCCTGCGGCGGCTGGTCCATGCTTGGCAGCCGGATGACGGTTTCCGGGCATCGGCTGCCCGCAACCTCGGCGTATTCGCAGCCAGGGGCGATTATCTGGTATTCCTGGATGGCGACTGCATACCCCGGCCGGATTACGTCGCGCGTCACCGCCTGCTAGCCGAGCGCGGCTTCATGGTGTCGGGCAGCCGGGTATTGCTGTCCGAACAATTCACCGGCGAACTCCTGTCCGGGGCTGCGACCACACCGGCGCACCGGCGCGGTTTCGCTTACTGGCTGATGCAACGCCTGACCGGCAAGACCAACAAGGTCGTCCCGCTGCTGCATTTTCCCGATACGCCGATGCGCCATTACCGCGCCGTCAAGTGGAACCGCATCAAGAGCTGCAATCTGGCGATCTGGCGGGACGACTACGCGGCGGTCGATGGCTTCGATGAAAGCTTCGTCGGCTGGGGCCATGAAGACGCCGACCTGGTATTGCGCCTGGCGCGTCATGGCGTACGGCGCAAGGGCGGCGCTTTTTCGACTGAAGTCTTTCACCTCTGGCATCGAGAGAATACGCGTGCCACCGAATCCGAAAACCGCAAGCGGGTGGAAGAACGCATGAAGACCGGCGTTACCCTGGCCGAGGTCGGTCTGTCCGCGCATCCGAAGGCGGAGGATAAGCTCATTACGATAGTTGAATGACGCCGGCTTGTCGTATTGACGATTCGATAATCTACTGTGTTTTCTCGTTCAAGAAGCGCGGCGCCAGCACCCGATATCCATCCGTAGTTGCGGCATAATCCACGCTATCTCGCTGTCGCTGCGCCACTTCCCACAACTCGTCATTCTCGAACACGTACAAGGTATCCGCACTCAGCTTGCCGGTCCGAACCGCTTGTTCCACCTGCTGGCGTGCCTGGGTTTGCCTTGCCTCGCTCACCCTGGCGAAATAGCCGACATTGATCGTCATACCGTTACTTCCCACAAAATACGCCAGTTGCACATAACCCTTGGGGGCGTTGTACGGCAGCACATACACGACGTGTCTGTACTTCCGTGCGAACTCATTCCATATCGGCGACTGCAGCTCGGCGGCGCGCGCCGGGGCGTGGCCGAATTTGTCGCGGAAGAAGCGGAAGGCATCGTTGGTATCCGCCAGTTGCACGCATAGCAAGCCGAGCGACAGCAGCAATGCGGGCCGTTTCGGCAAGCGGGTAAAGATGGCAACCAGTACGCCGAGATACAACAGGTAATACGCCAGCCAGGCCATCCTGCCGGTCGCACGAAAGGTCGCGGCAATTCCGGCAAGCGGCGCCGGCAATGCATACGAAAACCACTCCGTGCCGCCCAATGCCACCTGGTTCGATACCGCATAGACGAGCAGCGCGACGGCGATCAGCAGCAAAGGAAACCATTGGTACGAAGTCCTGTTTCTGTGCGACCCGCGCAAGTAAAGAACCAGGGCCACCGGCGTCAATAACAACATGCCCAGTCCGGGAAACGCAAAACCTTCGTAGTCGCCGTCGGTCTGCGGCAAATTGGGCGCCAGACGCGACCAGATTTCTTCCGGGTCGAATACCGACAACAGATTCATCCGGTAGAGCACGGTTGCACTGCCCTTCAGCCCTTCACCTTCGATCATGAAATAGCCGGCCGCCCACATCACGAGCAACACGCCCGCGCCTCCCGCGGCGAGCGACAGGACAGCCCGAACCATGCCGATTTCCTTGCGAACCAGCTTTTGCAGGAGGTCGGCGGCCCAGATCGCGCCTGCCAGCAATAACAGATAGGCATGCACCAGCGCAGCCGCCGACAGGAGCAGCAGCCATCGCGTGAATGAAAATGATCTGGAAAAATACAGGCACAAGCCCGCAATCAATATCCATTGCCCGCATAGCGCATAGTGTCCATACAAGCGCCAGAGAAAAACCGGCGCAACGGCAAAAAATGCACAGCCGACCACGCGCAGCCAGCGGTCTTCGGTAAAGCGCGCGAGCAGTCTGCCGGCAAATACCGCCTGCAATACAAAGCACAGCAGCAGCCATAAGCCTATGTATTGAAAGGTCGCAGGCAGCAGCGCGGCAAAGGGCTTGAACAACAGCGCAAGCAACGGTATCGAATCGCTGAATACCACCGAACTGCCGATCTCGGCGCCATATGCCGGATTGGCTCCCAAGGGCCATTGCAGCAATGGCGTACTACGGAAAAAATGCCAGCCCAGAAAAAACGTCGCCGGATCCTGTTGCCATAGCCAGTCGATATACTTTGGCCTGAGCAGGCGCCCGCCCGTGCTCAGCAGAAACGCGGCAATGCCGACCAGAACAGCCAATGCGGTATCGAACCAATCCGTCGTCCGGCCTTCCCGTTCCGCATGAAACGGAGCCGCCTCGAACGCGGCGCCTTGTGAAAATCGCTTCATCGGTAGGTCCACCTGCTATGCAATACGAAGGTGACCGGCGGGACCACCATCACGACAGCCGCGATGCCGATCCAATATGACCATCCGTAAGCGTCAGCCAGGCCGGACACTCCCATCGCCAGCAGACAGCCGGCGAGCGCCACCATGCAAAACCGATAGAAGCTGCGCGAGCGGAAACTACTGGAAAAACTCCAGCGGGTATTGATGAGGTAAGACGCGACCGTTGCGGTGACAAAGGCGATGCCGTTGGCATAGGCCGGATTGGGCCACAGGAAACGGATCACCGAAGCGGCGACCAGTACATGCAATCCCGTCACCAGCACACCGGAGACGAAAAAGCGCTGCGCCTGCCGCCATCGAAGGCCTGGTATCTGCCGGCTCATCGTCACGCGTGGCTGAGGACGGTAAGCACCGACACGCCGAACGGAAGGCTTAAACGCGGCAGCAGGAAACGTTCAGCGCCGAATACCGTGCGAAACGCATGATTGACTGCGGCAGGTGGCACCGCCGTGCCAGCCGGCGCACCGCGCGTCAGGCGCTCCTTGATGCGTAGTGCAGCAGCGAGCGGAAACAGCAGGGTATTGAAATAGGAAAGCCGCTCCACCGTGAAGCCGGCCTGCAGCGCCTTGGCTTTCAGTTCGGAGGCGGTATACCGGCGCTTGTGATGCAGGGCTTCGTCATGCCGACTCCATAGCCACTGATAGGCGGGCACGGTAATGACGGCCCGCCCGTCGGGCCCAAGCAGCGTCTTGATCGCGGACAGCGTTTGACGGTCGTCATCGATATGCTCAAGCACGTCGAACAGGCACACCAGATCGAATTGTTGTCCGGCGAAGGGAATGTTTGCGGGACAGCTGCCGGCGCGAATATCGACACGGCCGGCGCTCTTGGATTGCGCGATGCCGCGCGCGACCTCGTCCATTTCCATTGCGCTGACCCGGCCAAGACCGGACAGCATCTCCAGATTGCCGCCGGTGCCGCACCCGAGTTCCAGGATGGCCGGATTCGGCGGCAACGGGAGCGTGTCGAGCAACGCCGACAAAATTGTGCGGCGGGCGGCGAACCACCAGTGCCGCTCTTCCGTCTCGGCCATCTCCAGATAGGCTTCAGGACTCATCGGGCGTACCGTGTTCGCGGCGGACCAGATAGGTGGGCCGCTGCTTGGTTTCGAGATAGATGCGTCCGATGTATTCGCCGAGCAGGCCTACGCTGATCAGCTGCAAACTGCCGAAGAACAGGATGGCGACCAGCAGCGATGCATAGCCGGGCAAGTCTATGCCATGGATCAGCGTGCGCGTGATGATGAAAAGCGCATAGGCCACCGTGAGCAAAGCGCCGATGCCGCCGACATAAGTCCAGATGCGCAGTGGCGCGGTACTGAAACTGGTGATGCCTTCAAGTGCGAAATTCCATAATTTCCAGCCCGAGAACTTGGTCTCGCCGGCCATGCGCGGTTTGCGGACGTAATCGACCACGACGGTCTTGTAACCTATCCAGGCGAACAAGCCTTTCATGAAGCGCTGACGTTCGGGCAGGCTCTTGAGCGCATCGACGGCGACGCGATCCATCAATCTGAAATCGCCGACGTTGTGCGGAATCTTTACGCTGGAAAGTCGGTTATGAAAACTGTAAAACATTTCCGCCGTCTTGCGCTTGAGGAAGGAATCGGTGCCACGGTCGGCGCGCCGGGCCAGCACCACTTCCGCGCCCTTGCGCCATTCGTCGATCAGTACCGGAATCAGTTCAGGCGGGTCCTGCAAATCGGAATCGATGGGAATCACCGCATTGCCGCGGGCGAAATCGATACCCGCAGTCAGTGCCGCTTCCTTGCCGAAATTGCGGGTCAGTTCAACCACGCGAAAACGCGGATCCCGTGTTGACAATGCGACCAGTTGCGACAGCGTACTGTCCTTGCTTCCATCGTCGACACAGACGATTTCAAACCGGACATCGGCGATGCCCTCCATCACGGCGAGAATCGCCTCCCGAAAATATTCGATGCCTTCCGCCTCGTTGTAAAACGGCGCCACGATGGAGATCAGCGGCGTGGTCGTTGGCTCGGTTGCGGTTGTGGTCATGATGGAAAGGACTAGTCTGTCAAGCAGCGGTGGCGCGTCATCTTACCCGATTATGGACGGAGATTCGGCCGTGACCATGGATTGGCCGGCAAACGGGATGATATGCCGGCACCGGCTTCCACCATGCTGCCAATAGCACAATATCAGGCCGAATAGGAGGCCGGCTGGGGCGATGCCCGCTTCACCCTCAAGCGCCGCCGCAATCGCAATACCGGTCGCTCGACCAGTCCTTGCGTCAGCGCCGCGATCAACAGGCTGGCCAGCAGGTACAAGGACATGCCCACCATCCCTGAGGGTTGGCCGATGCCTGTCCATTGCACCAGGAAATGATTCAGAAACACGCCATACGACAAATCGCCAAGCCGGTCATCCAGCCAGTGCTGCGGCAGCCGGCCGAGCAGATACAGCGCCGGCAATCCGATCGCCATGCCGAGCAGGGTTTCGCGGTTGTAAAGGAGCGGCAATCGTTCATAAGTACCCAGGATGAACCATGCAAGTGCCGCTATCGCGATGCCGCCGATCACGATAGATACGGCGCGTCCGCCGCCACGCACTTCATACAGCGCAGATCCTATTAAAAAGAAAACCAGTACGCCAGGCAGCAGACGGTAACCAAAGGTATCGGTATTGAGCATGCCCCATGCCGCCATGCCGAATACGACAAGGCCGACGGCGAAAGTGAGCAATCGCAGCCGCCATAACAGCAAGAAGGGAATCAGCAGATAAAACTGGATTTCCGCACCGAGCGACCATGCCGGCGGCACCAGCGTGAACTGGTCGCTGCCGTTGAACATGAAATAATTCAACGGAACGACCACCAGGTTATTGAAGAGATCGTGCCAGTTGGGTGCGTGCTGCAGGAAATCGGTACGACCTCCGCTCAAGGCGAACCATGACAAGGTCAGCGCAGCAATCACCAGATACTGCGGAAACAGCCTCAGTGCGCGATCGAGATAAAAGGCCGGCACCCGCGGCAGGCTGGCGTAATGCGAACGCAGCAGCCCGGTCATGACATATCCCGAAATCAGGTAGAAACACACGACCGCCACGACGCCGGGGTTGAGCCCGGAGATGGCAACGCCGGCATGGCTGAGCGCAACCAACAATGCCAGCAAGAGACGAAAGGTGCCAAGCATCGGAACGTATCGGTATCAAGCAGCTCAGGCGGCCGGCGTTGTCGACGGCAATGCTGCCGGTTGCGCGGGCTCGGGCAACGCGGCGGTTTGCATCGATTCTGCGGTTTCTGCCCTTGCTGCCGGCAATGCATGGTTTTTCCAGCCGAGTATTGCAAAATCCTGCGGGCCATAGAACAGATGGTTGAGGCGGCGCGCCAGATCGGTATCTTCGTGAATGCGCTGATCTTCGGCAAACGGATGCAGGCGCAGGATTTCGGCATGAGCGAAGCCGCGCTGGCGCGCGAGGAATTCGATCACGGTCGGCACCAGCGGATGCTGGTGAGTCGGGTCGTAATAAAAATTGCAAGAACCGACGATGACGTTTTCCGGGTTGGGCGTTTCAAAAATGATCAGGCCGTCCGGCCTCAATGCGCGCAATGCCGCATCGAACAACGCGACCATCGTGCCGAACGGCAGATGTTCAATGATATGGAAGCCCGTCACGGCGGCAAGGCTGCCTTCCCGCTGGCGTCGCAGCCAGGCGATCGCGTCGTCGCATTCGGCTTGCAAACCCATGTCCTGGCATACCTTGACCATCGCATGGTTGAGATCGACTCCGGTGGCGGCGATGCCTTGCTGCCTCAGCAGGTCCAGCCATTCGCCACGGCCGCAACCGATATCGACGACACGCGCATCCGCTTGGCCGGCAAATGCGGTGACATAAGGCAGGTAGACGCGCAAACGGTTCTGGATATCGTCATGCGTGCCGCGGAATTTGTCTTCGAAGGCAACGTAAAAGCTTTCCATGTCGAAGGCGGAGGCTTCATTGGCGGCGCTGTCGACTTGCGGCGAGGCTACCGCCGGTGGAGAAGCCTGAGCGGCGTTCTGCATCGCAAACTGTTCGAACAGGCGCACTTCGCGGATCAATGCAGCGATACGGTTTTCAAGTTCCGCATTCCCCGAGCGTATCGTTGGCAGGACGGTAGGAATAATAGTCGACGGAAAGGCCGCGACAGTTGCTTCAACCTGCGCCAGGCGCATGTCAAGTTGCTGCAAGCGCTGGCCGACTTGCGCGTCAAGTGCGTGCAATTGACCTTCGAGCGCTCGCTGCTGGCTTTCCAGCATGCCGATCTGGTTGCGTGCATCCTGAAGCTGGTGCTCGGCGCTGAGGATCTGGCTGTCGAATATGACGAAGCGGTTTTCAATGCCGAGTGCGTCATAGCGGT includes:
- a CDS encoding endonuclease domain-containing protein, whose amino-acid sequence is MTDAEALMWQLLRNRRLASAKFRRQHPVGRYILDFYCDDKRLAVELDGGQHGEALVYDQTRDAWLENRGIRVLRFWNNEVLSETEAVLEVIYSALV
- the waaF gene encoding lipopolysaccharide heptosyltransferase II — protein: MTVPLQDVARTLVISPNWIGDAVMAQPLLRVLKDQHPQRPIDVLAPKWVAPVWRAMREVDTVLEAPFRHGALQLRERREYARMLKQRGYADAYVLPNTLKFALIPWLAGIPKRVGYKGEMRYGLLNVMHHDNRDAQRPMVSFYAALADMPRADVPAPSALPRPALYVSDERMQEVVSRAGLRVDRPLVLFAPGAEFGTAKRWPAAHFAQLAMRIMQDRPQVQIALMGSGKDKEVCDEILAQAPGLFNLAGVTALDEAVALIARADAMVSNDSGLLHIASALNRPIVAIYGPTDPLHAPPFSDVAESLYLTLECAPCKQRECPLGHHRCMREITPEMVWQPVSRMMQKD
- a CDS encoding peroxidase-related enzyme, with translation MSQAISRFPVPELKDLPEDIRTTILAVQEKAGFVPNVFITLAHRPAEFRAFFAYHDALMLKETGSLSKADREMIVTATSAKNNCLYCVVAHGALLRIYAKQPLVADQVAVNHLKADIAPRQKAMLDFAIKVCLDSQAVNDDDYAALRAHGFDDEDIWDIAAITAFFGLSNRMANVISMRPNEEFFLMGRVPRK
- the msbA gene encoding lipid A export permease/ATP-binding protein MsbA, with protein sequence MNLPPNLIRLFRMVGPYKGRLLLAFIGMIITAATEPMFPAVLKVLLDKGFGGQPTFQLWLVPVAIVGIFVLRGISTFATSYLMTWITTQLLSLLRGQMFARMLDVPASYYTTNSVGKIINSMMFEVQQIVDMIRNVLTSAIRDALTVVGLMGYLIWLNWRLTIIALVLLPLTAVVVRQTGKRLRRLTREFQEVNNELTQVIEETTRANQVIKIFGGSRYEQDRFERRASKLRRYSMRMASTYAATVPITQVMAATAVAVVIVIALIQSSQNQTTVGGFVSFITAMLMLLAPLKRVAEVNGPLQRGLAAAEAVFNLIDAHPERTGGKKLAARAKGRLDFVDVGFIYPGQSQSALAGINLSVQPGETVAFVGMSGGGKSTLVNLVPEFHRASAGEIRLDGEPIGSIALDSLRAQIAMVSQNVVLFDDTLASNIAYGDVAPDRARIEAAVRAAHLSDVVARLPEGLDTMIGDNGSRLSGGQRQRLAIARAIYKDAPLLILDEATSALDTESERAVQAALDELMQGRTTLVIAHRLSTIERADRIVVLVGGHIVESGTHAGLLEKNGVYANLYHLQFAKEIAS
- a CDS encoding glycosyltransferase family 2 protein, whose translation is MLISVIVTTYNRPDALAAVVHALLAQTDPDFEVIIADDGSKQQTRNALQAFAAVPHGPGLRRLVHAWQPDDGFRASAARNLGVFAARGDYLVFLDGDCIPRPDYVARHRLLAERGFMVSGSRVLLSEQFTGELLSGAATTPAHRRGFAYWLMQRLTGKTNKVVPLLHFPDTPMRHYRAVKWNRIKSCNLAIWRDDYAAVDGFDESFVGWGHEDADLVLRLARHGVRRKGGAFSTEVFHLWHRENTRATESENRKRVEERMKTGVTLAEVGLSAHPKAEDKLITIVE
- a CDS encoding DUF6311 domain-containing protein, which gives rise to MKRFSQGAAFEAAPFHAEREGRTTDWFDTALAVLVGIAAFLLSTGGRLLRPKYIDWLWQQDPATFFLGWHFFRSTPLLQWPLGANPAYGAEIGSSVVFSDSIPLLALLFKPFAALLPATFQYIGLWLLLCFVLQAVFAGRLLARFTEDRWLRVVGCAFFAVAPVFLWRLYGHYALCGQWILIAGLCLYFSRSFSFTRWLLLLSAAALVHAYLLLLAGAIWAADLLQKLVRKEIGMVRAVLSLAAGGAGVLLVMWAAGYFMIEGEGLKGSATVLYRMNLLSVFDPEEIWSRLAPNLPQTDGDYEGFAFPGLGMLLLTPVALVLYLRGSHRNRTSYQWFPLLLIAVALLVYAVSNQVALGGTEWFSYALPAPLAGIAATFRATGRMAWLAYYLLYLGVLVAIFTRLPKRPALLLSLGLLCVQLADTNDAFRFFRDKFGHAPARAAELQSPIWNEFARKYRHVVYVLPYNAPKGYVQLAYFVGSNGMTINVGYFARVSEARQTQARQQVEQAVRTGKLSADTLYVFENDELWEVAQRQRDSVDYAATTDGYRVLAPRFLNEKTQ
- a CDS encoding GtrA family protein, whose translation is MSRQIPGLRWRQAQRFFVSGVLVTGLHVLVAASVIRFLWPNPAYANGIAFVTATVASYLINTRWSFSSSFRSRSFYRFCMVALAGCLLAMGVSGLADAYGWSYWIGIAAVVMVVPPVTFVLHSRWTYR
- a CDS encoding class I SAM-dependent methyltransferase; amino-acid sequence: MSPEAYLEMAETEERHWWFAARRTILSALLDTLPLPPNPAILELGCGTGGNLEMLSGLGRVSAMEMDEVARGIAQSKSAGRVDIRAGSCPANIPFAGQQFDLVCLFDVLEHIDDDRQTLSAIKTLLGPDGRAVITVPAYQWLWSRHDEALHHKRRYTASELKAKALQAGFTVERLSYFNTLLFPLAAALRIKERLTRGAPAGTAVPPAAVNHAFRTVFGAERFLLPRLSLPFGVSVLTVLSHA
- a CDS encoding glycosyltransferase family 2 protein, translated to MTTTATEPTTTPLISIVAPFYNEAEGIEYFREAILAVMEGIADVRFEIVCVDDGSKDSTLSQLVALSTRDPRFRVVELTRNFGKEAALTAGIDFARGNAVIPIDSDLQDPPELIPVLIDEWRKGAEVVLARRADRGTDSFLKRKTAEMFYSFHNRLSSVKIPHNVGDFRLMDRVAVDALKSLPERQRFMKGLFAWIGYKTVVVDYVRKPRMAGETKFSGWKLWNFALEGITSFSTAPLRIWTYVGGIGALLTVAYALFIITRTLIHGIDLPGYASLLVAILFFGSLQLISVGLLGEYIGRIYLETKQRPTYLVRREHGTPDES
- a CDS encoding acyltransferase family protein translates to MLGTFRLLLALLVALSHAGVAISGLNPGVVAVVCFYLISGYVMTGLLRSHYASLPRVPAFYLDRALRLFPQYLVIAALTLSWFALSGGRTDFLQHAPNWHDLFNNLVVVPLNYFMFNGSDQFTLVPPAWSLGAEIQFYLLIPFLLLWRLRLLTFAVGLVVFGMAAWGMLNTDTFGYRLLPGVLVFFLIGSALYEVRGGGRAVSIVIGGIAIAALAWFILGTYERLPLLYNRETLLGMAIGLPALYLLGRLPQHWLDDRLGDLSYGVFLNHFLVQWTGIGQPSGMVGMSLYLLASLLIAALTQGLVERPVLRLRRRLRVKRASPQPASYSA